Proteins found in one Ovis canadensis isolate MfBH-ARS-UI-01 breed Bighorn chromosome 20, ARS-UI_OviCan_v2, whole genome shotgun sequence genomic segment:
- the CDYL gene encoding chromodomain Y-like protein isoform X3: MDALTANGTTTLQTSVTGVTAGKRKFIEDRRDQPFDKRLRFSVRQTESAYRYRDIVVRKQDGFTHILLSTKSSENNSLNPEVMKELQSALSTAAADDSKLVLLSAVGSVFCCGLDFIYFIRRLTDDRKRESARMAEAIRNFVNTFIQFKKPIIVAVNGPAIGLGASILPLCDVVWANEKAWFQTPYTTFGQSPDGCSTVMFPRIMGGASANEMLLSGRKLTAQEACGKGLVSQVFWPGTFTQEVMVRIKELASCNPVVLEESKALVRCNMRLELEQANERECEVLKKIWGSAQGMDSMLKYLQRKIDEF, translated from the exons ATGGATGCGCTGACGGCCAACGGGACCACCACCCTGCAGACGTCGGTCACGGGTGTGACGGCCGGGAAGAGGAAGTTCATCGAGGACAGGCGAGACCAGCCTTTTGACAAGCGGCTGCGCTTCAGCGTGCGGCAGACAGAGAGTGCCTACAGGTACCGGGACATCGTGGTCCGGAAGCAGGACGGCTTCACCCACATCCTGCTGTCCACCAAGTCGTCCGAGAACAACTCGCTCAACCCGGAG GTGATGAAGGAGCTGCAGAGCGCGCTGAGCACGGCCGCGGCCGACGACAGCAAGCTGGTGCTGCTCAGCGCCGTGGGCAGCGTCTTCTGCTGCGGCCTGGACTTCATCTACTTCATCCGGCGCCTGACGGACGACCGCAAGCGGGAGAGCGCCAGGATGGCCGAGGCCATCAG AAACTTTGTGAACACCTTCATTCAGTTCAAGAAACCTATTATCGTAGCCGTGAATGGCCCGGCCATTGGGCTAGGAGCATCCATCCTGCCTCTCTGTGACGTGGTCTGGGCCAATGAAAAGGCGTGGTTCCAGACGCCCTACACCACCTTCGGGCAGAGTCCAGACGGCTGTTCCACCGTGATGTTCCCCAGGATCATGGGAGGAGCATCT GCTAATGAAATGCTGCTCAGCGGGCGGAAGCTAACGGCACAGGAGGCGTGCGGCAAAGGGCTGGTCTCCCAGGTGTTCTGGCCTGGGACCTTTACCCAGGAAGTCATGGTCCGCATCAAGGAGCTCGCCTCCTGCAACCCTGTC GTGCTCGAGGAATCCAAGGCCCTTGTGCGCTGCAACATGAGGCTGGAGCTGGAGCAGGCCAACGAGCGGGAGTGCGAGGTGCTGAAGAAGATCTGGGGCTCGGCGCAGGGCATGGACTCCATGCTGAAGTACCTGCAGAGGAAGATTGACGAGTTCTGA